A window of Kiritimatiellaceae bacterium contains these coding sequences:
- the pstC gene encoding phosphate ABC transporter permease subunit PstC: protein MQDIPNTPEHPKRPAQRVSGAVAIWCSDHLARYIFMAVAFSATVSLLLIALFILKEGVPFIVKIGFKDFLFASEWDPSAGKFGIYPMIISSLWVTLGAMLIGAPLGVAGAIFLTQFVPKSVMRIIKPMIELLAGIPSVLYGFIGVMVLAPFIRNHFGGPGLSLLAASIILGIMVLPTVISISIDTINAVPRTYLEGALALGATRWQSVHMVILKAARSGIIASIILAMGRAVGETMAVIMVAGNAVKIPHSALDSVRTLTANIALEMGYATGLHRQALFATGVVLFVVVMILNSLAMAAMKRKTGS from the coding sequence ATGCAGGACATCCCGAACACTCCGGAACATCCGAAGCGTCCCGCCCAGCGGGTCTCGGGTGCAGTTGCGATCTGGTGCAGTGACCATCTGGCGCGCTACATTTTCATGGCTGTGGCCTTTTCGGCCACGGTCAGTCTGCTGCTGATTGCCCTTTTCATTCTGAAAGAAGGCGTACCGTTTATCGTTAAAATCGGGTTCAAGGATTTCCTGTTTGCCTCGGAATGGGATCCGTCCGCCGGCAAGTTCGGCATCTATCCGATGATTATTTCGTCGTTGTGGGTCACACTGGGCGCCATGCTGATCGGCGCACCGCTGGGCGTAGCCGGAGCCATTTTCCTGACCCAGTTTGTACCGAAGTCAGTCATGCGGATTATCAAGCCGATGATTGAACTGCTGGCCGGCATTCCATCGGTTCTGTACGGATTCATCGGCGTGATGGTGCTGGCACCGTTCATCCGCAACCATTTCGGCGGGCCGGGGCTGTCCCTGCTGGCCGCATCAATCATTCTCGGCATCATGGTGCTGCCCACCGTAATCAGCATTTCCATCGATACCATCAACGCCGTGCCGCGCACCTACCTTGAAGGCGCGCTGGCACTGGGAGCCACCCGCTGGCAAAGCGTGCATATGGTAATTCTGAAAGCGGCGCGTTCGGGAATTATCGCCAGCATCATTCTGGCGATGGGCCGGGCCGTCGGCGAAACCATGGCGGTCATCATGGTAGCCGGTAACGCCGTCAAAATCCCCCACTCCGCGCTCGACTCCGTACGAACACTGACGGCGAACATCGCGCTGGAAATGGGCTATGCGACCGGGCTGCACCGGCAGGCGCTGTTCGCCACCGGCGTGGTACTGTTTGTGGTCGTCATGATCCTGAACTCGCTGGCGATGGCCGCGATGAAACGAAAGACGGGGAGTTGA
- the pstB gene encoding phosphate ABC transporter ATP-binding protein, producing the protein MERVRVEREVKISVQNLSVFFGRHQALRNLTLNVAANRILGIIGPASSGKTTFLRTLNRMNDLDPESRAEGRVLMDGSDIYHPSQSAVQLRKRVGMVFALPMPLPMSIYDNVVYGPRLSGIRNRAELDEIVERTLTAAFLWDEVKDRLDLLALRLSGGQQQRLCLARTLAMDPEVVLLDEPCSGLDPISTARIEDALSVLKARYTIVLVTNNTKQASRVADETAFFLMGELVEMGETAQVFTVPKDQRTSDYVTGRFG; encoded by the coding sequence ATGGAAAGGGTGCGCGTGGAACGTGAGGTCAAAATTTCGGTGCAGAACCTGAGTGTCTTTTTCGGACGCCATCAGGCGTTGCGCAATCTGACATTGAACGTGGCGGCAAACCGCATCCTCGGCATCATCGGCCCGGCCAGTTCCGGTAAAACAACCTTCCTGCGGACGCTGAACCGGATGAACGACCTCGACCCGGAAAGCCGCGCCGAAGGACGTGTGCTGATGGACGGCTCAGACATTTATCATCCTTCGCAAAGCGCTGTGCAGTTGCGTAAGCGCGTCGGCATGGTCTTCGCTCTGCCCATGCCGCTGCCGATGAGCATCTACGACAACGTCGTTTACGGCCCGCGTCTTTCCGGCATACGCAACCGTGCAGAGCTGGATGAAATTGTCGAGCGGACGCTGACGGCGGCTTTCCTGTGGGACGAAGTGAAAGACCGTCTGGATCTGCTGGCACTGCGTCTTTCCGGCGGACAACAGCAGCGCCTCTGTCTGGCCAGAACGCTGGCGATGGATCCCGAAGTTGTTCTGCTGGACGAGCCCTGCTCCGGACTCGACCCGATTTCCACCGCCCGGATTGAGGACGCCCTGTCCGTTCTGAAAGCGCGCTACACGATCGTTCTTGTCACCAACAACACCAAACAGGCTTCACGCGTGGCCGACGAAACCGCTTTCTTCCTGATGGGCGAACTGGTTGAAATGGGCGAAACGGCTCAGGTCTTCACGGTGCCGAAAGACCAGCGCACCAGCGACTACGTTACCGGGAGGTTCGGCTGA
- a CDS encoding DUF814 domain-containing protein produces MKERITEPDVWKYALAGGWEVLAGKTDADNDLLSLRTAKANDLWFHVHGLPGSHVILRGPEGETADSATIKQAASIAAWHSKARNAGIVPVSCAEAKNVSKPRGAKPGTVTIKREKTIKVRPALP; encoded by the coding sequence ATGAAAGAGAGAATCACAGAACCCGATGTCTGGAAATACGCGCTTGCCGGAGGCTGGGAAGTGCTGGCCGGTAAGACCGATGCCGACAACGATCTGCTCAGTTTGCGGACGGCAAAGGCGAACGATCTCTGGTTTCATGTCCACGGACTGCCCGGCAGTCATGTGATTCTGCGTGGCCCCGAAGGTGAGACCGCTGACAGTGCCACCATCAAACAGGCGGCGTCGATTGCCGCGTGGCACAGCAAAGCGCGCAATGCCGGAATCGTTCCGGTTTCCTGCGCCGAAGCAAAAAATGTATCCAAACCGCGCGGTGCTAAGCCCGGAACCGTCACCATTAAGCGCGAGAAAACCATCAAAGTCCGTCCGGCCTTGCCGTAG
- the tsf gene encoding translation elongation factor Ts — MAEITASMVKELRDATNVSMMECKRALQEANGDKEKAFKLLRERGMAVAAKKADRVAKNGKISAKVSADGKTGVMIEVNCETDFVTRNEIFQKFVVDMTDKAMDCSGDPAEAFKADIVAKVAEIGENIVLRKSEKFTAANGAIASYIHMGGTCGVLAELAFSKADTVNNAVFKELALDICLHIAAARPASLDRSGVPAQLVEDEKALFLKQVEGKPANIVEGILKGKLNKFYSQICLIEQPFVKEDKISITQLLEAKSKEIGDTVTIKRYTRWQLGDA, encoded by the coding sequence ATGGCTGAAATTACAGCAAGCATGGTCAAAGAACTGCGCGACGCCACCAACGTCAGCATGATGGAGTGCAAACGCGCACTCCAGGAAGCCAACGGCGACAAAGAAAAAGCCTTCAAACTGCTGCGTGAACGCGGCATGGCCGTGGCCGCCAAAAAAGCGGATCGCGTCGCCAAGAACGGCAAAATCTCCGCCAAGGTTTCCGCTGACGGCAAAACCGGCGTCATGATCGAAGTGAACTGCGAGACCGACTTCGTGACCCGCAACGAAATCTTCCAGAAGTTCGTGGTGGATATGACCGATAAAGCGATGGACTGCTCCGGTGACCCCGCCGAAGCGTTCAAAGCCGACATCGTCGCCAAGGTCGCTGAAATCGGTGAAAACATCGTTCTGCGCAAGAGCGAAAAATTCACCGCCGCCAACGGCGCAATCGCCAGCTACATCCACATGGGCGGCACCTGCGGCGTACTGGCTGAACTCGCGTTCAGCAAAGCCGACACCGTCAACAACGCAGTCTTCAAAGAACTGGCTCTGGATATCTGCCTGCACATCGCGGCGGCCCGTCCGGCATCACTGGATCGCTCCGGTGTTCCGGCCCAGCTCGTTGAAGACGAAAAAGCCCTCTTCCTGAAACAGGTCGAAGGCAAACCGGCCAACATCGTCGAAGGCATCCTGAAAGGTAAACTCAACAAGTTCTACTCACAGATCTGCCTGATCGAACAGCCGTTCGTCAAAGAAGACAAAATCAGCATCACGCAGCTGCTCGAAGCGAAAAGCAAAGAGATCGGTGACACCGTCACCATCAAACGCTACACCCGCTGGCAGCTCGGCGACGCGTAA
- the phoU gene encoding phosphate signaling complex protein PhoU, with amino-acid sequence MERHFDEQLTALKHTLIKMSALSEAMISDSIQVLCKRDTSAVPRIREHEEEVNRLQIEIDGICLRLIALYQPTAGDLRFILGAVKTNGDLERMADLAINICDKAERLLEEPPLAPLATSLPDMAALASQMVKESLHAYVNRAADKARIVLLRDDQLDDMNRRITTDLLALMQKDSGMIKRALNLLLIARNLERIGDHATNIAENAIFVVKGLDVRHHHE; translated from the coding sequence ATGGAACGGCATTTTGACGAACAACTAACGGCTCTGAAGCACACTCTTATCAAAATGAGTGCGCTCAGTGAGGCCATGATCTCCGACTCAATTCAAGTTTTGTGCAAACGCGATACCTCCGCCGTTCCGCGCATTCGCGAACACGAAGAAGAAGTTAACCGTCTGCAGATTGAAATCGACGGGATCTGTCTGCGACTGATCGCCCTCTACCAGCCCACAGCGGGCGACCTGCGTTTCATCCTTGGCGCCGTAAAGACCAATGGCGATTTGGAACGGATGGCGGACCTCGCCATCAACATCTGCGACAAGGCCGAACGGTTGCTGGAAGAACCGCCGCTGGCGCCGTTGGCCACCAGCCTGCCGGATATGGCGGCTCTGGCCAGCCAGATGGTCAAGGAAAGTCTGCATGCCTACGTCAACCGCGCGGCGGACAAGGCCCGTATTGTATTGCTGCGCGATGACCAGCTCGACGATATGAACCGTCGCATCACCACCGACCTGCTTGCGCTGATGCAGAAAGATTCCGGCATGATTAAGCGGGCGCTGAATCTCCTCCTGATTGCCAGGAATCTGGAACGGATCGGCGACCACGCCACCAACATCGCGGAAAACGCGATCTTCGTGGTCAAAGGGCTGGACGTCCGGCATCACCACGAATAA
- the pstA gene encoding phosphate ABC transporter permease PstA codes for MRISPKFTQALAVILLGAATLITVVVLVMIIAFVLKRGVPEISWEFLSTKPREMGKAGGILPTVVGTVLLPLLAIAIALPMGVGTAVYLSEYTRENRITKIIRFGTDCLAGIPSIIFGLFGYIFFVTILGMGWSMISGGLTLAIMILPTIIRTSEEAIRAVPQAYREVSCSLAATNWETVYKVVLPNALPGIMTGVMLGIGRSIGETAAVIFTAGSSLMMPNSLNDSVRTMSVHFYLLAREGISNEKAYATAAVLVFAVLFVNLTAYWMMNRFIAKRSR; via the coding sequence GTGCGGATATCTCCAAAATTTACACAGGCTCTGGCTGTCATCCTTCTGGGCGCTGCCACACTCATCACCGTCGTCGTGCTTGTGATGATCATTGCGTTCGTGCTCAAGCGCGGCGTTCCGGAAATTTCGTGGGAGTTCCTCTCAACCAAGCCGAGGGAAATGGGCAAAGCAGGCGGTATTCTGCCGACCGTTGTCGGCACCGTACTTCTGCCGCTGCTCGCGATTGCGATCGCTTTGCCGATGGGCGTCGGCACCGCCGTGTACCTTTCGGAATACACCCGCGAAAACCGCATCACAAAAATCATCCGCTTCGGCACCGACTGTCTGGCTGGCATTCCATCGATTATCTTCGGCCTGTTCGGCTATATCTTTTTCGTAACCATACTGGGCATGGGCTGGTCCATGATCTCCGGCGGACTGACACTGGCTATCATGATTCTGCCGACCATCATCCGGACATCGGAAGAAGCGATCCGCGCCGTGCCGCAGGCATACCGTGAAGTAAGCTGCTCGCTGGCCGCCACGAACTGGGAAACCGTTTACAAAGTGGTTCTGCCGAACGCCCTGCCGGGAATCATGACCGGCGTTATGCTGGGCATCGGCCGCTCCATTGGCGAAACGGCGGCTGTCATTTTCACCGCTGGTTCTTCGCTGATGATGCCGAACTCTCTGAACGACTCGGTGCGGACGATGTCGGTGCATTTTTACCTGCTGGCTCGCGAAGGAATTTCCAATGAGAAAGCTTATGCGACGGCGGCGGTGCTTGTTTTTGCTGTGTTGTTCGTGAATCTGACGGCTTACTGGATGATGAACCGGTTTATCGCGAAACGGTCGCGGTGA
- a CDS encoding phosphate ABC transporter substrate-binding protein yields MKKAAVSAALIAAAVWSAQAQVQVDAGLPDYKAVQGVSGTIKGIGSDTMNNMMTLWAEGFKKIYPNVQVEIEGKGSSTAPPALIEGTATFGSMSRPMKQLELDGFVGKYGYKPTELPTSIDMLAVYVHKDNPIKALSLTQVDAIFSKNRKLGNSEDITGWGQLGLKGEWANLPISLYGRNAASGTYGYFKENALGKGDYKDSVKEQPGSSAVVQGVATDKGAIGYSGIGYKTADVRALPLARDAYSYPVEATPENAYTGEYPLARYLYLYVNFKPGSELDPLRREFIKYIFSKQGQTDVLKDGYFPVPANVARKTLESAGIKAGF; encoded by the coding sequence ATGAAAAAAGCAGCAGTAAGTGCAGCCCTGATCGCGGCGGCCGTTTGGTCGGCGCAGGCTCAGGTACAGGTTGATGCCGGTCTTCCGGATTACAAAGCCGTTCAAGGCGTTTCCGGCACGATCAAAGGGATCGGTTCCGACACGATGAACAACATGATGACGCTCTGGGCGGAAGGATTCAAAAAAATCTATCCGAATGTTCAGGTCGAAATTGAAGGCAAAGGTTCTTCCACTGCGCCGCCCGCGCTGATCGAAGGCACCGCGACCTTTGGTTCAATGAGCCGACCGATGAAACAGCTGGAACTCGACGGATTTGTCGGCAAGTACGGCTACAAGCCGACCGAACTTCCGACCAGTATCGACATGCTGGCTGTCTATGTTCACAAAGACAATCCGATCAAAGCGCTGTCGCTGACTCAGGTTGACGCGATTTTCTCCAAGAACCGCAAGCTCGGCAACTCGGAAGACATCACTGGCTGGGGCCAGCTTGGACTCAAAGGCGAATGGGCCAACCTGCCGATCAGCCTTTACGGTCGTAACGCCGCTTCCGGCACCTACGGCTATTTCAAAGAAAACGCGCTTGGCAAAGGCGACTACAAGGATTCCGTGAAAGAACAGCCCGGCAGCTCCGCCGTGGTGCAGGGTGTTGCCACCGACAAAGGCGCCATCGGCTACAGTGGTATCGGCTACAAGACCGCCGACGTTCGCGCTCTTCCGCTGGCCCGCGACGCGTATTCATACCCTGTAGAAGCGACTCCGGAAAACGCCTACACCGGCGAATATCCGCTCGCCCGCTATTTGTATCTCTACGTGAACTTCAAACCTGGCAGCGAGCTCGATCCGCTCCGCCGCGAGTTCATCAAGTATATCTTCAGCAAGCAGGGGCAGACGGACGTGCTCAAAGACGGTTATTTCCCGGTGCCTGCCAATGTAGCCCGCAAGACGCTTGAATCGGCAGGAATCAAAGCAGGGTTCTAA
- the pstB gene encoding phosphate ABC transporter ATP-binding protein, translating to MNAPTSNPLRMTVRNLDLFYGDFQALKKVDLLVQANRITALIGPSGCGKSTLLRCLNRMNDLIPGVKVTGEVRLDDQSIYGSGTDVCLLRKRVGMVFQRPNPFPLSVWDNVTFGLRVAGMFRKNQLQEVVERSLRAAWLWDQLKDRLDSPALSLPMDQQQRLCVARLLAVEPEVILMDEPCSALDPISTGKIEDLMLELREQYTIVIVTHNMQQAARISDFSGYMLLGDMIEFGPTGNIFTNPTDKRTQDYISGRYG from the coding sequence ATGAATGCACCGACTTCAAATCCCCTGCGCATGACCGTCCGCAATCTGGATCTTTTCTACGGAGATTTTCAGGCACTGAAAAAAGTCGATCTGCTTGTGCAGGCCAACCGGATCACCGCGCTGATCGGGCCGTCCGGTTGCGGTAAATCCACTCTGCTGCGCTGTCTGAACCGCATGAACGATCTCATTCCCGGCGTGAAAGTGACTGGCGAGGTTCGACTCGACGACCAGTCCATCTACGGTTCCGGCACGGATGTCTGCCTGTTGCGCAAACGTGTCGGCATGGTCTTCCAGCGTCCCAATCCGTTCCCGCTGTCGGTCTGGGACAACGTAACTTTTGGACTGCGCGTGGCAGGCATGTTCCGCAAAAATCAGCTTCAGGAAGTTGTCGAGCGCAGTCTGCGCGCCGCCTGGCTGTGGGATCAGCTGAAGGATCGGCTGGACAGCCCCGCCCTGAGCCTGCCTATGGATCAGCAGCAGCGGCTTTGCGTAGCGCGCCTGCTGGCCGTCGAACCGGAAGTGATTCTTATGGACGAGCCCTGCTCGGCGCTCGACCCCATTTCCACCGGCAAAATCGAAGACCTGATGCTGGAACTGCGGGAACAGTACACCATCGTCATTGTGACCCATAACATGCAGCAGGCGGCGCGCATCTCTGACTTTTCGGGCTACATGCTGCTCGGTGACATGATCGAGTTCGGCCCGACCGGCAATATTTTTACAAACCCGACGGATAAACGAACACAGGATTACATCAGCGGACGATACGGCTAG
- a CDS encoding ABC transporter permease subunit, whose product MTKSFTGRARRKKTHWSVRASDRLSKSLITVGGIGTILAVSTVFFYLLYVAIPLFRPARIAGSETLNRPAADSAQPLSIQSDEYGLMNRVLYGSGRLVCTRLDTGALLSEQMLFTNAALTAFTLEGTTSEALCGFADGSIRMGRISFQTSYVADKELPPELQALGENGIGEWNGALIQRISGEQFRSIRLSAIFDEPIFGETSSAVRLLDQTTSPAGQISVMLNDEGTLSLLRFTKRENIMTGKVTIRRTVAMIPYKAQERREPPAWVILSGLGDTVCAVWRDGTLLRFDTRNFTSPSLIERIDLVPEPDRKLTSLQPLLGRTTLLAGDSSGRIQAWFPAFSPNNPSQTFLTQAHTFQGSTAVTALASSSRIRMVAAGYADGTVDLFHITSQKQLAHLNAGDSPVQSVALSPKDDGILALTPKHLVQWNIDPRHPEITPAALFTPVWYEGAAKPEYVWQSSSGTDDFEPKFGLMPLIFGTLKATLFSMMFGVPIALLAAIFTSEFLSPRAKLHIKPAVEMMAGLPSVVLGFIAALVLAPIVAKLLTVFMTVFITVPAAFLLGAYIWQLLPQRWTLLLARFRLIFLLLTVPAGVGMAHLISPLIERLCFAGDIMRWLDGQIGQAFGGWVLLIMPVSCLLIAWLFSVVVDPRLRPLSMNWSRMQCALFDLFKFLFGLAAALVLAIAAAALLQALGFDPRGGLFGTYVQRNALVVGFVMGFAIIPIIYTISEDALSSVPDHLRSASLGAGATPWQTAVRIIIPTAMSGLFSAIMIGLGRAVGETMIVLMAAGNTPVMEWNIFNGFRTLSANIAVELPEAVRNSTHYRTLFLAALALFVITFILNTIAELVRMRFRKKAVDL is encoded by the coding sequence ATGACGAAAAGTTTTACAGGTCGGGCACGGCGGAAAAAAACGCACTGGAGTGTGCGTGCGTCGGATCGTCTCTCCAAATCGCTGATCACCGTCGGCGGAATCGGCACCATCCTCGCCGTCTCCACCGTTTTCTTTTATCTGCTCTACGTCGCCATTCCGCTTTTCCGTCCGGCACGCATTGCCGGCAGCGAAACGCTGAACCGGCCCGCCGCCGATAGCGCACAGCCGCTTTCGATTCAGTCCGACGAATACGGACTGATGAACCGTGTTCTCTACGGCTCCGGACGTCTCGTCTGCACCCGGCTCGATACCGGTGCCTTACTTTCTGAACAGATGCTTTTCACCAACGCGGCGCTGACGGCGTTTACCCTCGAGGGTACGACTTCCGAGGCGCTTTGCGGTTTCGCCGACGGCTCGATCCGGATGGGCCGTATCAGTTTTCAAACCTCGTATGTCGCCGACAAAGAACTGCCGCCGGAATTGCAGGCACTAGGTGAAAACGGAATCGGCGAATGGAACGGCGCGCTGATTCAGCGGATTTCCGGCGAACAGTTCCGGTCAATCCGGCTTTCCGCCATTTTTGACGAACCGATTTTCGGCGAAACGTCCTCGGCGGTACGCCTGCTCGATCAGACCACCAGTCCGGCCGGGCAGATTTCCGTGATGCTGAATGACGAAGGAACTCTTTCTCTTCTCCGCTTCACCAAACGCGAAAACATCATGACCGGCAAAGTGACGATCCGCCGCACCGTCGCTATGATTCCATACAAAGCGCAGGAACGCCGCGAGCCGCCGGCGTGGGTTATTCTTTCCGGACTGGGCGATACCGTCTGCGCCGTCTGGCGCGACGGCACACTGCTGCGTTTCGATACCCGCAATTTCACCAGTCCGTCGCTGATCGAGCGGATTGATCTTGTCCCGGAACCGGATCGCAAACTGACTTCGCTTCAGCCGCTACTGGGCCGCACCACGCTGCTGGCGGGCGATTCTTCCGGCCGCATTCAAGCGTGGTTCCCCGCATTTTCACCGAACAATCCGTCGCAGACTTTTCTGACACAGGCGCACACCTTTCAAGGTTCGACCGCCGTCACCGCGCTGGCTTCGTCGTCGCGCATCCGCATGGTCGCGGCGGGCTATGCCGACGGCACGGTGGATCTGTTTCACATCACCAGTCAGAAACAGCTGGCCCATCTGAACGCTGGCGACTCGCCGGTACAGTCCGTCGCTCTGTCGCCCAAAGACGACGGAATACTGGCGCTGACGCCCAAGCACCTTGTGCAGTGGAACATTGATCCCCGGCATCCGGAAATTACCCCGGCCGCGCTCTTCACGCCGGTCTGGTACGAAGGCGCCGCCAAACCGGAATATGTCTGGCAATCGTCGTCCGGCACCGATGACTTCGAGCCGAAGTTCGGTTTGATGCCGCTGATTTTCGGAACGCTCAAGGCGACGCTTTTTTCCATGATGTTCGGCGTGCCGATCGCGTTGCTGGCCGCGATTTTCACCAGCGAGTTTCTTTCGCCGCGCGCCAAACTGCATATCAAACCCGCCGTTGAAATGATGGCCGGACTACCGAGCGTCGTACTGGGCTTCATCGCCGCACTGGTGCTGGCGCCGATTGTCGCGAAACTGCTCACGGTGTTTATGACGGTCTTTATCACTGTTCCGGCGGCCTTTCTGCTCGGTGCCTACATCTGGCAGCTTCTTCCGCAACGCTGGACGCTTCTGCTGGCGCGGTTCCGCCTGATCTTTTTACTGCTGACGGTTCCGGCTGGCGTAGGCATGGCGCATCTAATTAGTCCGCTGATTGAGCGGCTGTGTTTTGCCGGCGATATTATGCGCTGGCTCGACGGTCAGATCGGTCAGGCCTTTGGCGGCTGGGTGCTGTTGATTATGCCGGTGAGCTGTCTGCTGATTGCGTGGCTGTTCAGCGTCGTAGTGGATCCACGCCTCCGCCCCCTTTCCATGAACTGGTCACGGATGCAGTGCGCTCTGTTTGATCTGTTTAAATTCCTGTTTGGCCTCGCCGCCGCGCTGGTACTGGCGATTGCCGCCGCCGCGCTGTTGCAGGCGCTCGGCTTTGATCCGCGTGGCGGACTGTTCGGCACCTACGTTCAGCGCAACGCGCTGGTCGTCGGGTTTGTGATGGGCTTCGCCATCATTCCGATCATCTACACCATTTCAGAAGATGCTCTTTCCTCCGTACCGGATCATCTGCGCTCGGCGTCGCTCGGGGCAGGGGCCACGCCGTGGCAGACGGCAGTACGCATCATTATTCCGACGGCGATGAGCGGACTTTTTTCCGCCATCATGATCGGCCTCGGACGTGCCGTCGGCGAAACGATGATCGTGCTGATGGCCGCCGGAAATACGCCGGTGATGGAGTGGAATATATTTAACGGCTTCCGCACGCTCTCAGCCAATATCGCCGTCGAACTGCCGGAAGCCGTGCGTAACAGTACACACTACCGCACGCTGTTTCTCGCCGCGCTGGCACTGTTTGTGATCACTTTTATTTTGAACACCATCGCGGAGCTGGTTCGTATGCGCTTCCGTAAAAAGGCGGTGGATTTATGA
- a CDS encoding phosphate ABC transporter substrate-binding protein, protein MKQMLRILVCGLILTAGSGCGKQRTAVTAAGSTAFQPFAEKLAEQFMVERTDIAVTVQGGGSALGVQAALSGAAQIGMADLVQLPPEAQELTAVIVARDGIAVVVNNKNLIKDLTMEQIRNIFSGKISNWKELGGVNHEITVVSREAGSGTRSSFEKIVKDVTLTKDAIIQDSNGTIRETVAMDENAVGYLSHGLLNEKIKAVTVHGTACTTEEVVAGRYPIVRPVYLLTKGEPTGACKAFIDYVCSAEGQKTIQESGLIPAK, encoded by the coding sequence ATGAAACAGATGTTACGAATATTGGTATGCGGTCTTATTCTTACAGCAGGCAGTGGATGCGGTAAGCAGCGGACGGCAGTCACAGCGGCAGGATCAACAGCCTTCCAGCCGTTTGCTGAAAAACTGGCCGAGCAGTTCATGGTTGAGCGGACGGATATCGCAGTAACTGTACAAGGCGGAGGCTCGGCGCTTGGTGTTCAGGCAGCCCTCTCCGGTGCCGCCCAGATCGGCATGGCTGACCTCGTTCAACTGCCGCCGGAAGCTCAGGAGCTGACCGCCGTTATCGTTGCTCGCGACGGCATCGCGGTGGTCGTGAACAACAAAAACCTGATCAAAGACCTGACCATGGAACAGATTCGCAACATTTTCTCCGGAAAAATCAGCAACTGGAAAGAACTGGGCGGTGTGAACCACGAAATCACCGTCGTTTCCCGCGAAGCCGGCTCCGGTACACGTTCCTCATTCGAAAAAATCGTTAAAGATGTCACGCTCACCAAAGATGCCATCATTCAGGACTCAAACGGCACGATTCGCGAAACCGTCGCCATGGACGAAAACGCCGTCGGATACCTCTCCCACGGATTGCTGAACGAAAAAATTAAAGCAGTAACCGTTCATGGCACGGCCTGCACAACGGAAGAAGTCGTCGCGGGCCGTTACCCCATCGTGCGGCCTGTTTATCTGCTGACCAAGGGTGAACCGACCGGCGCCTGCAAAGCTTTCATTGATTATGTCTGCTCCGCCGAAGGGCAGAAAACAATCCAAGAGAGCGGCCTGATTCCTGCCAAGTAA
- the rpsB gene encoding 30S ribosomal protein S2 codes for MSEKTVTIQELLDAGLHFGHQTKRWNPKMKRFIHGAKGGIYVIDLQKTLVQLKLAQEFLAGVVGNGRKILFVGTKKQARTVFQEAAEKAGQPYVIYRWLGGMLTNNQTIRKSVKRMEDLQALFADEAKLKAFTKQEQSVLRRELVKLERNLTGVKDMTSLPGALLVVDICREKLAIAEAQRLGIPVVALVDTNADPDLVDYPIPGNDDSIRSLTLIAQILGGTIAEAHDACVKAKAAEDKRRKEKDDADKAVADAAREERKAKEDEEKKKRAKVLDKLKKEKAAADKEKKKEADKAAFKAKEDAEAKAAAEVKVEATPVVEAAAEEPKAE; via the coding sequence ATGTCAGAAAAGACAGTGACGATTCAGGAACTGCTGGACGCAGGTTTACACTTCGGTCATCAGACCAAACGCTGGAATCCCAAAATGAAGCGCTTCATTCACGGCGCAAAAGGCGGGATCTATGTCATCGACCTCCAGAAAACCCTCGTACAGCTCAAGCTGGCGCAGGAATTCCTGGCCGGTGTTGTCGGCAACGGACGCAAAATTCTTTTCGTCGGCACCAAAAAACAGGCCCGCACTGTTTTTCAGGAAGCCGCAGAAAAAGCCGGTCAGCCGTATGTCATCTATCGCTGGCTTGGCGGTATGCTCACCAACAACCAGACCATCCGCAAGAGCGTCAAACGCATGGAAGATCTTCAGGCACTCTTCGCTGACGAAGCGAAGCTAAAAGCCTTCACGAAACAGGAACAATCCGTTCTGCGTCGTGAACTCGTTAAACTCGAACGCAACCTTACCGGCGTAAAAGATATGACCTCTCTGCCGGGCGCACTGCTCGTCGTCGATATCTGCCGCGAAAAACTGGCCATTGCCGAAGCTCAGCGTCTGGGCATTCCGGTTGTCGCGCTGGTTGACACCAACGCCGATCCGGATCTGGTTGATTATCCGATTCCCGGTAACGACGACTCCATCCGTTCGCTCACCCTGATTGCCCAAATCCTCGGTGGCACCATCGCCGAAGCCCACGACGCCTGCGTCAAAGCCAAAGCCGCTGAAGACAAGCGCCGCAAAGAAAAAGACGACGCCGACAAAGCCGTCGCCGACGCTGCCCGTGAAGAGCGCAAAGCCAAAGAAGACGAAGAGAAAAAGAAACGCGCCAAGGTTCTCGATAAGCTGAAAAAAGAAAAAGCCGCCGCCGATAAAGAAAAAAAGAAAGAAGCTGATAAAGCCGCTTTCAAGGCAAAAGAAGACGCAGAAGCTAAAGCCGCCGCTGAAGTAAAAGTGGAAGCAACTCCGGTTGTCGAAGCCGCTGCAGAAGAACCCAAGGCTGAGTAA